One Myxococcales bacterium genomic region harbors:
- a CDS encoding tetratricopeptide repeat protein, with translation MRLLPLRSLSLALALAGAALSGTACGPTVEGPGARSPVAEKWQLRAKASYRSGDFDDAAQACDSGIQVAPKDVEIRVLAARVALAKLDFTKAAKLTEGLDATDAHAVRGRALWYLGDMEQAADELEAMLRDPQVKDPWARDVAKLARRGHGRHPFAMEGGLLAAVDMPQAGPALIVPFEIEGEQVLGMVSTAVGELVVDSASRKEPAWVNLRFGQNVEVKDVPAFT, from the coding sequence ATGCGCCTTTTGCCCCTTCGCTCCCTCTCGCTCGCCCTCGCCCTCGCCGGGGCGGCCCTCTCCGGCACGGCGTGCGGCCCCACGGTCGAGGGGCCCGGCGCGCGCTCTCCCGTCGCGGAGAAATGGCAGCTCCGCGCCAAGGCCAGCTACCGCTCGGGAGACTTCGACGACGCCGCCCAGGCGTGCGACAGCGGCATCCAGGTCGCCCCGAAAGACGTTGAAATTCGGGTACTTGCGGCACGTGTGGCGCTCGCCAAGCTCGACTTCACCAAGGCCGCGAAGCTCACAGAAGGCCTCGACGCGACCGACGCGCACGCCGTTCGGGGCCGCGCCCTCTGGTACCTCGGCGACATGGAGCAGGCGGCCGACGAGCTCGAGGCCATGCTCCGCGACCCGCAGGTCAAAGATCCGTGGGCGCGTGACGTCGCCAAGCTCGCGCGCCGCGGGCACGGGCGGCACCCGTTCGCGATGGAAGGTGGCCTGCTCGCCGCGGTCGACATGCCGCAGGCCGGCCCCGCGCTCATCGTGCCCTTCGAGATCGAGGGGGAGCAGGTGCTCGGCATGGTGTCCACGGCGGTGGGGGAGCTCGTGGTCGACTCGGCCTCGCGCAAGGAGCCCGCGTGGGTGAACCTGCGCTTCGGGCAGAACGTCGAGGTGAAAGACGTCCCCGCGTTCACG
- a CDS encoding 3'-5' exonuclease: MGKDEPQGELWERPLDEVPLAFLDLEMTGLELARDRVVEVCIERVVGGVCVDRVESLVWPGDDRAGGASEVHGLSAEVLAGAPPFETIAGDVRRILEGAVPVAHAAPWDARFLRQELERAGHPMELEHWVDTLALSRRSFLLPNHSLVALRAHFGLPCDAAHRASGDVRALRDIFARCCEVLKPTSAKDLWETRIHSERARAAIVAQLQAAAESGAPVKVASRGAGRPIREMVVRVTALELEADPPRALGYTLPGRARVTLRLDRVVRAEPAEEP; the protein is encoded by the coding sequence GTGGGGAAGGACGAACCGCAAGGAGAGCTCTGGGAGAGGCCGCTCGACGAGGTCCCGCTCGCGTTCCTCGATCTCGAGATGACCGGGCTCGAGCTCGCTCGGGATCGGGTCGTCGAGGTGTGCATCGAGCGTGTGGTCGGAGGTGTGTGCGTCGACCGCGTCGAGTCCCTCGTGTGGCCCGGGGACGATCGCGCCGGGGGCGCCTCGGAGGTGCACGGGCTCTCGGCGGAGGTGCTCGCGGGCGCGCCGCCTTTCGAGACGATCGCGGGCGACGTGCGGCGCATCCTCGAGGGAGCCGTCCCGGTCGCGCATGCGGCCCCGTGGGACGCACGTTTTCTGCGGCAGGAGCTCGAGCGCGCCGGGCACCCGATGGAGCTCGAGCACTGGGTCGACACCCTCGCGCTCTCGCGGCGGAGCTTCCTCCTGCCGAACCACTCGCTCGTCGCGCTCCGCGCGCATTTCGGCCTGCCGTGCGACGCGGCGCACCGGGCCTCGGGCGACGTGCGCGCGCTCCGCGACATCTTCGCGCGCTGCTGCGAGGTGCTGAAGCCCACGTCCGCGAAAGACCTCTGGGAGACACGCATCCACTCCGAGAGAGCGCGCGCGGCCATCGTCGCGCAGCTCCAAGCGGCGGCCGAGTCGGGCGCGCCGGTGAAGGTCGCGTCGCGTGGGGCGGGCCGTCCCATCCGCGAGATGGTGGTGCGTGTCACCGCGCTGGAGCTCGAGGCCGATCCTCCCCGCGCTCTCGGGTACACGCTCCCGGGGCGCGCGCGGGTCACCCTGCGGCTCGACCGCGTGGTGCGGGCCGAGCCGGCCGAAGAGCCCTGA
- a CDS encoding thiolase family protein, with protein sequence MSLRSAYLALAIRTPIGRHRGSLSPVRADDLAALLVREAVARHPFLASRTDHVVFGATNQAGEDNRNVARMAALLAGLPYEVPAVTVNRLCGSGLEAVCDATRRIATGDADTVLAGGVESMTRAPYVFGKADEPFARSAPKVFDTSLGWRFENPKMAARFPLESMGETAENVAEKWKISREEQDEFALASQKKAAAAWAEGHFAAELCPVPVPSAKGKGQEESFATDESVRGDVTIEGLAKLRPVFKKEGTVTAGNSSPLNDGASLVCVVDEATLARESLVPLARIVSYATTALSPSLMGEGPIEAGKKALSRAGWSVGDLDLVELNEAFAAQSIACVRGLELDPAKVNVQGGAIALGHPIGSSGCRILVTLAHALARTGKKRGMAALCVGVGQGIAMTIERA encoded by the coding sequence ATGTCGCTTCGTTCTGCCTATCTCGCCCTCGCCATTCGCACGCCGATCGGTCGTCACCGCGGCTCTCTCTCCCCGGTGCGCGCCGACGACTTGGCCGCGCTCCTCGTTCGTGAGGCGGTCGCGCGCCACCCGTTCCTCGCGTCGCGCACGGACCACGTCGTCTTCGGCGCCACGAACCAGGCCGGCGAGGACAACCGCAACGTCGCGCGCATGGCCGCCCTGCTCGCGGGGCTCCCGTACGAGGTGCCCGCGGTCACCGTGAACCGCCTCTGCGGCTCGGGCCTCGAGGCCGTGTGCGACGCGACCCGCCGCATCGCCACGGGAGACGCGGACACCGTGCTCGCGGGTGGCGTCGAGAGCATGACCCGCGCCCCGTACGTCTTCGGCAAGGCCGACGAGCCCTTCGCGCGCTCGGCCCCCAAGGTGTTCGACACGAGCCTCGGGTGGCGCTTCGAGAACCCGAAGATGGCCGCGCGCTTCCCGCTCGAGAGCATGGGCGAGACGGCCGAGAACGTCGCCGAGAAGTGGAAGATCTCGCGCGAGGAGCAAGACGAGTTCGCGCTCGCGTCGCAGAAAAAAGCAGCCGCGGCGTGGGCCGAGGGGCATTTCGCCGCCGAGCTCTGCCCGGTGCCCGTCCCGTCGGCTAAGGGGAAGGGCCAAGAAGAGTCGTTCGCCACCGACGAGTCCGTGCGCGGCGACGTGACGATCGAAGGCCTCGCCAAGCTGCGCCCCGTCTTCAAGAAGGAAGGCACGGTGACGGCGGGCAACAGCTCTCCCCTCAACGACGGCGCGAGCCTCGTCTGCGTGGTCGACGAGGCCACGCTCGCGCGCGAGTCGCTCGTGCCGCTCGCCCGCATCGTCTCGTACGCGACCACGGCCCTCTCCCCGAGCCTCATGGGAGAGGGGCCCATCGAGGCCGGAAAAAAGGCCCTCTCGCGCGCCGGGTGGTCCGTCGGGGACCTCGACCTCGTCGAGCTCAACGAGGCCTTCGCGGCCCAGTCGATCGCGTGTGTCCGTGGGCTCGAGCTCGACCCGGCGAAGGTGAACGTGCAGGGAGGCGCCATCGCCCTCGGCCACCCGATCGGCTCGAGCGGCTGCCGAATCCTCGTCACGTTGGCCCATGCCCTCGCGAGGACCGGAAAAAAGCGCGGTATGGCTGCGCTTTGTGTCGGCGTCGGTCAAGGTATAGCCATGACCATCGAGCGCGCATAA
- a CDS encoding DsbA family protein, translating to MTKKLAVSYFTDPLCVWALVAQAKLERLLSEMGAHVEVDYRIVPVFGSVPWRFEQGPWAKDGVEGRISATRRIAEQAGRTDVSGECWRVMPASSWAPSAAIKAVFALPEGEGSRVGPSYQLALREAFFVREKNIARRDVQLEVAEGLGIPRAPIEARLDDGSAIAMVWEDANEKDRLKIQGSPTFVFDGGRTMLYGNFSFGVLHATCEELVRGLFPGGSAC from the coding sequence ATGACGAAGAAGCTCGCCGTGAGCTACTTCACGGATCCGTTGTGTGTGTGGGCTCTCGTCGCGCAGGCGAAGCTCGAGCGGCTGCTCTCCGAGATGGGCGCGCACGTCGAGGTCGACTACCGCATCGTGCCCGTGTTCGGCAGCGTGCCTTGGCGGTTCGAGCAAGGCCCATGGGCAAAAGATGGCGTCGAGGGGCGCATCTCCGCCACGCGCCGCATCGCCGAGCAGGCCGGTCGCACCGACGTGTCGGGCGAGTGTTGGCGCGTGATGCCCGCGTCGTCGTGGGCGCCGTCGGCCGCCATCAAGGCCGTCTTCGCGCTGCCCGAAGGGGAGGGATCGCGCGTCGGCCCGTCGTACCAGCTCGCGCTCCGTGAGGCGTTCTTCGTCCGCGAAAAGAACATCGCGCGGCGCGACGTGCAGCTCGAGGTCGCCGAAGGCCTCGGCATCCCCCGCGCGCCGATCGAAGCGCGCCTCGACGACGGCTCGGCCATCGCGATGGTGTGGGAAGACGCGAACGAGAAGGACCGCCTCAAGATCCAGGGCTCACCGACGTTCGTCTTCGACGGTGGGCGCACGATGCTCTACGGAAACTTCTCGTTCGGTGTGCTCCACGCCACCTGCGAGGAGCTCGTGCGAGGGCTCTTCCCGGGTGGCTCGGCCTGCTGA
- the ttcA gene encoding tRNA 2-thiocytidine(32) synthetase TtcA, whose amino-acid sequence MASDAKRLERHLARTILGTCRTHALLEPGDRVLVAVSGGKDSHALLYFLRQHAHAMGFPVSLVAVHLDQRQPGYDGRALVAYLEASGVDFEILSEDTYSVVKEKLAPGATTCSLCSRLRRGILYEAAERLGCTKIALGHHRDDGIETFLLNLFYGGKLQAMPAKFRTDDGRFEVIRPLVDCAEADIAAFAAEKGFPILPCNLCGSQEGLRRERVAELLTTLERENPTLRATMHAALGNVRPSHLLDPEVRDAWNARPAHVRPLAPVAREKHFEAKPVVAKRRLPLVHDEGGAIAEGGVENERSVP is encoded by the coding sequence ATGGCGAGCGACGCGAAGCGCCTCGAGCGACACCTCGCGCGCACGATCCTCGGTACGTGCAGGACGCACGCGTTGCTCGAGCCCGGGGACCGCGTGCTCGTGGCCGTCTCGGGGGGCAAAGACAGCCACGCGCTCCTCTATTTTTTGCGGCAGCACGCGCACGCCATGGGGTTTCCGGTGTCGCTCGTCGCCGTGCACCTCGATCAACGTCAGCCCGGCTACGACGGGCGCGCGCTCGTCGCGTACCTCGAGGCGAGCGGGGTCGACTTCGAGATCCTCTCGGAGGACACCTACTCGGTCGTGAAAGAGAAGCTCGCGCCGGGCGCCACCACCTGCTCGCTCTGCTCGCGCCTCCGCCGCGGCATTTTGTACGAGGCCGCCGAGCGCCTCGGGTGCACCAAGATCGCGCTCGGGCATCACCGCGACGACGGCATCGAGACGTTCCTCTTGAACCTCTTTTATGGGGGCAAGCTCCAGGCGATGCCCGCGAAGTTCCGCACCGACGACGGGCGCTTCGAGGTGATTCGCCCCCTCGTCGACTGCGCCGAGGCCGACATCGCCGCGTTCGCCGCGGAGAAGGGGTTCCCCATCTTGCCGTGCAACCTGTGCGGCTCCCAAGAGGGGCTTCGGCGCGAGCGCGTGGCCGAGCTGCTCACGACGCTCGAGCGCGAGAACCCGACGCTCCGGGCCACGATGCACGCCGCGCTCGGCAACGTGCGCCCCTCGCACCTGCTCGACCCCGAGGTCCGCGACGCCTGGAACGCGAGGCCCGCCCACGTGAGGCCGCTCGCGCCGGTAGCTCGGGAGAAGCACTTCGAGGCGAAGCCGGTGGTGGCGAAGCGTCGCCTGCCGCTCGTCCACGACGAGGGTGGCGCCATCGCCGAAGGTGGGGTGGAGAACGAGAGGAGCGTGCCATGA
- a CDS encoding serine/threonine protein kinase → MTEDPRTIGDYRLVASLGSGGMARVFLAISQRTGGFQKLLVIKTLRTEIAEDPEFRRMFLDEARVAARLNHPNVVHTYEVGEDPDGRIFIAMEYLEGQAFSSVLTRVGRDALSLAVGLRVLADSLAGLHYAHELCDFDGRPLGLVHRDVSPQNVFVLYGGFSKILDFGIAKGTLSVGETKSGVIKGKAGYMAPEQVTGGAIDRRADVFAVGVMLWELLAQKRLVARTDDEVAVLARRMHGKDPKIREVAKDAPEELLAICERAMALAPDDRYPTAAAMQEAIEGYLAKVGGGDARAVAACLESPFKDDRSKVRRVVEEGMRALETSGSIPSLRVSQASTSGVGSGAGAGSGSGSRPGPTSVEPTGPTSAAAPLAGTVPPEAEKKKPWALVGGAVGVVTVVAVLAVLAGRATGTKAPATEEPKPSASPSLVTKEPAAPPSSAAPVAEKGFRAKITTVPKGALVFVDGVPATNPFEGELDAGAHKVRVQASGFRTAERTIAASDGPEILVTLEALPQGQAEAPALPTGRPKKPKRDIDDTDPYK, encoded by the coding sequence GTGACCGAAGATCCGCGCACCATCGGCGATTACCGCCTCGTCGCGAGCTTGGGCTCGGGCGGGATGGCGCGCGTGTTCCTCGCGATCTCCCAGCGCACCGGCGGTTTTCAGAAGCTCCTCGTCATCAAGACGCTCCGCACCGAGATCGCCGAAGACCCCGAGTTTCGTCGCATGTTCCTCGACGAGGCCCGCGTCGCCGCGCGCCTCAACCACCCGAACGTCGTGCACACGTACGAGGTCGGCGAGGATCCGGACGGGCGCATCTTCATCGCCATGGAGTACCTCGAGGGGCAGGCGTTCTCTTCGGTGCTGACGCGTGTGGGGCGAGACGCCCTGTCGCTCGCCGTGGGGCTCCGCGTGCTCGCCGACTCCCTCGCCGGCCTCCACTACGCCCACGAGCTCTGCGACTTCGACGGCCGCCCCCTCGGCCTCGTGCACCGTGACGTGAGCCCGCAGAACGTGTTCGTGCTCTACGGCGGCTTCTCCAAGATCCTCGACTTCGGGATCGCCAAAGGCACGCTCTCCGTCGGCGAGACGAAGAGCGGCGTCATCAAGGGCAAGGCCGGCTACATGGCGCCCGAGCAGGTCACGGGCGGCGCGATCGATCGCCGCGCCGACGTGTTCGCGGTCGGCGTGATGCTCTGGGAGCTGCTCGCGCAAAAGCGCCTCGTCGCCCGGACGGACGACGAGGTGGCCGTGCTCGCGCGCCGCATGCACGGAAAAGACCCGAAGATCCGAGAGGTTGCGAAGGACGCTCCCGAAGAGCTCCTCGCCATCTGCGAGCGCGCGATGGCCCTCGCGCCGGACGATCGCTACCCCACCGCGGCCGCGATGCAAGAGGCCATCGAGGGGTACCTCGCCAAGGTCGGTGGGGGAGACGCGCGCGCCGTCGCCGCGTGCCTCGAGTCGCCCTTCAAGGACGACCGCTCGAAGGTGCGCCGTGTGGTCGAAGAGGGCATGCGCGCGCTGGAGACGTCGGGCTCGATCCCGTCGCTTCGTGTGAGCCAGGCCTCCACGTCGGGCGTGGGCTCGGGCGCGGGAGCGGGCTCGGGCTCGGGCTCTCGCCCCGGTCCCACGTCCGTCGAGCCCACGGGCCCCACGTCGGCCGCCGCTCCGCTCGCGGGGACGGTGCCGCCCGAGGCCGAAAAGAAGAAACCCTGGGCCCTCGTCGGCGGGGCGGTCGGTGTGGTCACCGTCGTCGCGGTGCTCGCCGTCCTCGCGGGCCGCGCGACGGGCACGAAGGCGCCAGCCACCGAAGAGCCCAAACCTTCGGCCTCCCCTTCGCTCGTCACCAAGGAGCCGGCCGCGCCTCCGTCGTCGGCCGCGCCCGTGGCCGAGAAGGGCTTTCGCGCCAAGATCACGACGGTGCCGAAGGGCGCGCTCGTCTTCGTCGACGGAGTGCCCGCTACGAACCCGTTCGAAGGCGAGCTCGACGCGGGCGCCCACAAGGTGCGTGTGCAAGCCTCGGGCTTCCGCACGGCCGAGCGCACGATCGCCGCGTCCGATGGCCCGGAGATCCTCGTGACGCTCGAGGCGTTGCCTCAAGGTCAGGCCGAGGCCCCGGCGCTCCCGACGGGCCGACCCAAGAAACCGAAGCGCGACATCGACGACACGGACCCCTACAAATGA